The Tripterygium wilfordii isolate XIE 37 chromosome 4, ASM1340144v1, whole genome shotgun sequence genome has a window encoding:
- the LOC119995951 gene encoding GTP-binding nuclear protein Ran1B-like, with product MALPGQQVVDYPNFKLVIVGDGGTGKTTFVKRHLTGEFEKKYEPTIGVEVHPLDFFTNCGKIRFYCWDTAGQEKFGGLRDGYYIHGQCAIIMFDVTARLTYKNVPTWHRDLCRVCENIPIVLCGNKVDVKNRQVKAKQVTFHRKKNLQYYEISAKSNYNFEKPFLYLARKLAGDPNLHFVESPALAPPEVQIDMAAQHLHEQELAAAASQPLPDDDDDTFE from the exons ATG GCATTACCTGGTCAACAAGTTGTCGATTACCCAAACTTCAAGCTCGTGATCGTTGGTGACGGAGGCACTg GAAAGACTACTTTTGTGAAGAGGCATCTTACCGGGGAGTTTGAGAAGAAATATGAGC CAACTATTGGTGTGGAAGTTCATCCTCTGGACTTCTTCACCAACTGTGGGAAAATTCGATTTTACTGTTGGGATACTGCTGGGCAAGAAAAGTTTGGCGGTCTTAGAGATGGTTACTA TATCCATGGACAATGTGCCATCATCATGTTTGATGTCACCGCTCGTTTGACATACAAGAATGTCCCTACATGGCACCGTGATCTTTGCCG GGTGTGTGAGAATATCCCAATTGTTCTATGTGGAAACAAAGTTGATGTAAAGAACAGGCAGGTTAAGGCAAAGCAGGTGACATTCCACAGGAAGAAGAATCTACAATACTATGAGATATCAGCCAAGAGCAACTACAATTTTGAGAAACCATTTTTGTACCTTGCTCGTAAGCTTGCAGG GGacccaaatcttcattttgtggAGTCTCCTGCTCTTGCTCCACCAGAAGTTCAGATTGATATGGCAGCACAGCATTT GCATGAGCAAGAACTTGCAGCTGCTGCTAGTCAACCGTTGCCAGACGACGATGATGATACATTTGAGTAG
- the LOC119996467 gene encoding uncharacterized protein LOC119996467 isoform X2, producing MAPPSDPSRWEPNAAARRQNRGPPFKFLVPLVYAPILPLIRLSLRRNPVLRDRLFFGVLVGAFAHGAYLVSDTYDAESK from the exons ATGGCCCCTCCATCCGATCCCTCTCGCTG GGAGCCTAATGCTGCCGCGAGGAGGCAAAACAGAGGACCCCCGTTCAAGTTCTTGGTTCCTCTGGTTTACGCTCCAATTCTCCCTCTTA taCGACTCTCTCTGAGGAGGAATCCAGTCTTGAGGGATCGCTTGTTTTTCGGTGTCTTGGTTGGTGCATTTGCTCATGGCGCTTATTTGGT ATCCGATACGTACGATGCTGAGAGCAAGTGA
- the LOC119996467 gene encoding uncharacterized protein LOC119996467 isoform X1, with translation MAPPSDPSRWEPNAAARRQNRGPPFKFLVPLVYAPILPLIRLSLRRNPVLRDRLFFGVLVGAFAHGAYLVYPFLPFNLVAL, from the exons ATGGCCCCTCCATCCGATCCCTCTCGCTG GGAGCCTAATGCTGCCGCGAGGAGGCAAAACAGAGGACCCCCGTTCAAGTTCTTGGTTCCTCTGGTTTACGCTCCAATTCTCCCTCTTA taCGACTCTCTCTGAGGAGGAATCCAGTCTTGAGGGATCGCTTGTTTTTCGGTGTCTTGGTTGGTGCATTTGCTCATGGCGCTTATTTGGTGTATCCTTTTCTCCCCTTCAATTTGGTCGCGTTGTAG